A window of Chloracidobacterium sp. N contains these coding sequences:
- the dusB gene encoding tRNA dihydrouridine synthase DusB — protein MTFALPTAFSIRNVVIQPPLVLAPMAGVTDSAFRGLIKRLGGVGLIVTEFISVEGLTRGNLKTHKMMKFTDAERPISIQFFGVDPKRMADAAEVAQEAGADIVDVNCGCPAKKVVGRGAGSSLLRDLPHLAVILREMRRRITIPLTIKIRTGWDDNSIVAVEVGKLAEDCGVEAIAIHGRTRMQGYSGFANWDIIAQVKQAVSIPVIGCGDVRQPADAIRRFRETGVDGVMIGRGAMANPWIFRQTAEAMRGETPYRPTLYDKRDVLLEYFDLMLAECPTETAAMGKVKQLCAQFTKGLPGGAIFRTQVFHAQTRTELTERITDYFTRMGEREASGEWLPEPEEALDEVPACAHV, from the coding sequence ATGACCTTTGCACTGCCGACCGCTTTTTCCATTCGGAACGTCGTCATTCAACCGCCGCTGGTGCTGGCCCCTATGGCCGGGGTGACGGATTCCGCCTTTCGGGGACTCATCAAGCGGCTGGGGGGCGTGGGTCTGATCGTGACGGAGTTCATCAGCGTCGAGGGCCTGACGCGCGGCAACCTCAAAACCCACAAGATGATGAAGTTCACCGACGCGGAACGTCCCATCTCGATTCAGTTCTTTGGGGTTGATCCGAAGCGCATGGCCGATGCCGCCGAAGTCGCCCAGGAAGCCGGCGCCGACATTGTGGATGTCAACTGCGGCTGTCCGGCCAAAAAGGTCGTCGGACGCGGGGCCGGTTCGTCGCTGCTCCGTGATCTGCCGCATCTGGCCGTCATTTTGCGGGAAATGCGCCGGCGCATCACCATTCCGCTCACGATCAAGATTCGTACCGGCTGGGACGACAACTCGATTGTGGCCGTGGAAGTCGGCAAGCTGGCGGAAGATTGCGGCGTTGAGGCCATTGCCATTCACGGGCGGACGCGCATGCAGGGCTACAGCGGGTTCGCCAACTGGGACATCATCGCCCAGGTCAAACAGGCGGTTTCCATTCCGGTCATCGGCTGCGGGGATGTCCGCCAGCCGGCGGATGCCATTCGCCGTTTCCGTGAAACCGGCGTGGATGGCGTCATGATTGGCCGCGGCGCCATGGCCAACCCGTGGATTTTCCGGCAAACCGCCGAAGCCATGCGCGGCGAAACGCCCTACCGCCCGACGCTCTACGACAAACGGGATGTCCTGCTCGAATACTTTGACCTGATGCTGGCGGAGTGCCCGACGGAAACGGCCGCCATGGGCAAGGTCAAGCAGCTCTGTGCGCAGTTTACGAAGGGCCTGCCGGGCGGGGCCATCTTCCGTACCCAGGTGTTTCACGCCCAGACCCGGACGGAACTCACCGAACGCATTACCGACTACTTTACCCGCATGGGTGAACGGGAAGCCTCCGGCGAGTGGCTGCCGGAGCCGGAAGAAGCCCTGGATGAGGTGCCCGCCTGTGCGCATGTGTAG
- a CDS encoding bifunctional heptose 7-phosphate kinase/heptose 1-phosphate adenyltransferase, whose protein sequence is MPLSASLRFILSRFPAQHLLVIGDAIADEFIHGTIARVSREAPVLILRHEFTEIIPGGAANAAANAAALGIPTTWIGVIGRDRSGRRVLTDLRRRGIGTTPAVVLPGRPTPTKSRVLAGLPNAARQQVIRLDREETSPLPPGVVETLTARVRAALPTATGVVLSDYGYGSTPPEVIALLRAWHKATRLPVVADSRHRLADFHSLTAATPNQEEAERLAGATFHDLDAASYHAERLRAQLALDALLLTRGADGMTLARCGAAPLSIPVHGSRTPVDVTGAGDTVLVAFTAALAAGADWETAMHLANIAAGIVVMKRGTATVSAAEIETALSNEDLP, encoded by the coding sequence ATGCCGCTGTCTGCGTCCTTACGTTTCATCCTGTCGCGCTTTCCGGCGCAGCACCTGCTTGTCATTGGCGATGCCATCGCGGATGAGTTTATCCACGGCACGATTGCCCGCGTGTCGCGGGAAGCGCCGGTGCTCATCCTGCGGCACGAGTTCACGGAAATCATCCCCGGCGGCGCCGCCAATGCCGCGGCCAATGCGGCTGCCCTGGGCATCCCGACGACCTGGATTGGCGTCATCGGCCGTGACCGTTCCGGGCGGCGCGTCCTGACTGACCTGCGCCGGCGTGGCATCGGCACCACACCGGCGGTGGTGCTGCCGGGGCGTCCGACGCCGACCAAGAGCCGCGTCCTGGCCGGCTTGCCCAATGCCGCGCGCCAGCAGGTGATTCGGCTGGACCGCGAGGAAACATCTCCTCTGCCGCCGGGCGTCGTCGAAACCCTGACGGCCCGGGTACGCGCCGCCCTGCCCACGGCGACCGGCGTAGTGCTGTCCGACTATGGCTACGGCAGCACACCGCCCGAAGTGATTGCGCTGCTCCGGGCCTGGCACAAGGCCACCCGCCTGCCGGTCGTGGCGGATTCACGGCACCGGCTGGCAGACTTTCACAGTCTGACCGCCGCAACGCCCAACCAGGAAGAAGCCGAACGGCTGGCCGGGGCGACCTTCCATGACCTTGACGCCGCCAGTTACCATGCAGAACGGTTGCGGGCGCAGCTTGCACTCGATGCCCTGCTGCTGACACGCGGTGCGGACGGCATGACCTTGGCCCGGTGTGGAGCGGCCCCGCTGTCCATCCCGGTTCACGGCAGCCGGACGCCGGTGGATGTGACCGGCGCAGGCGATACGGTCCTCGTGGCCTTTACCGCTGCGCTGGCCGCCGGGGCTGACTGGGAAACGGCCATGCATCTGGCCAACATTGCCGCCGGTATCGTCGTCATGAAGCGTGGCACGGCGACCGTCTCGGCGGCGGAAATCGAAACGGCTCTCTCGAACGAAGACCTGCCATGA
- the wecB gene encoding non-hydrolyzing UDP-N-acetylglucosamine 2-epimerase, producing MNICSVVGARPNFVKLAPLARELAQRPQVTHCIIHTGQHYDPALTDAFFRDLEIPAPDHTLGIGSGTATDQTARTMLALEPLWLARRPDWVVVVGDVNATLAATLTAVQCGLRVAHVEAGLRSFDRTMPEETNRRLVDAVADLLLTPSADADANLLREGIDPARIRRVGNIMVDSLLAALPRAAQSPILDTLGLTPGQYAVVTLHRPSNVDDPATLRRLVQTLIQLARRLPVVFPVHPRTRTRMETLDLPDLTRLRCLPPLGYLDFLQLWRQARLVLTDSGGLQEETTVLGIPCLTLRTTTERPITVREGTNQVVGTEPAAILAAAEACLSGSFPLEPRRPELWDGHAARRIADALLVG from the coding sequence ATGAATATCTGTAGCGTCGTCGGCGCGCGTCCCAACTTTGTCAAGCTGGCTCCGCTTGCCCGCGAACTGGCGCAGCGCCCACAGGTCACGCACTGCATCATCCATACCGGACAGCACTACGACCCGGCCCTGACCGATGCCTTTTTTCGTGATCTGGAAATACCGGCCCCGGACCATACGCTGGGCATCGGGTCAGGAACGGCTACGGACCAGACCGCCCGTACGATGCTGGCACTGGAGCCGCTTTGGCTGGCCCGGCGGCCGGACTGGGTGGTGGTCGTCGGAGACGTAAACGCCACGCTGGCGGCGACATTGACGGCCGTGCAGTGCGGCCTTCGGGTCGCCCACGTTGAAGCCGGACTACGCAGTTTCGACCGCACGATGCCGGAAGAAACCAACCGCCGGCTGGTGGATGCCGTCGCCGACCTGCTCCTGACACCCAGCGCCGACGCCGACGCCAACCTGCTGCGCGAGGGGATTGATCCGGCGCGCATCCGTCGCGTCGGCAACATCATGGTGGACAGCCTGCTGGCGGCCCTGCCCCGCGCAGCCCAATCTCCCATTCTCGACACACTGGGACTGACGCCGGGGCAGTATGCCGTCGTCACCCTGCACCGTCCCTCCAACGTGGACGATCCGGCCACGCTGCGCCGTCTCGTGCAGACACTCATCCAGCTTGCACGGCGACTGCCCGTGGTCTTTCCGGTCCATCCGCGTACCCGGACGCGGATGGAAACCCTTGACCTGCCGGACCTTACGCGGCTGCGCTGCCTGCCTCCGCTGGGCTATCTGGATTTTCTCCAGTTGTGGCGGCAGGCGCGGCTGGTGCTGACCGACTCCGGCGGCCTGCAGGAAGAAACCACGGTGCTGGGCATTCCCTGTCTGACCCTGCGCACGACGACCGAGCGCCCGATTACAGTCCGGGAAGGCACCAATCAGGTCGTGGGCACCGAACCGGCTGCGATTCTGGCCGCAGCCGAAGCCTGCCTGTCCGGTTCCTTTCCGCTGGAACCACGTCGCCCGGAGCTGTGGGACGGCCATGCTGCCCGGCGTATTGCGGATGCCCTGCTGGTCGGCTAA
- a CDS encoding radical SAM protein, which produces MTQDHTHDIDPQTQLHTTYVYGPVPSRRLGVSLGVNPLPVETKVCNFDCPYCECGWTVSDRPAGNMPRLETLAAELEARLRQCQAQGIRLDAITFAGNGEPTLHPRFRDLVEETCQLRDRYAPQAKVAVLTNATRLRRPEVRAGLQRADIRQFKLDAGTEAMFRRVDRPYGQLTLARIVEDICAFDGPKMLQSMFFRGVSAGAPIDNTTPEEVAAWLGHVARIQPTEVHLYSLDRTPAEATLEKVSRAELEAIAGRVRALGIPAETF; this is translated from the coding sequence ATGACGCAGGACCATACCCACGACATTGATCCCCAGACCCAACTGCACACGACGTATGTCTATGGCCCGGTGCCCTCGCGGCGGCTGGGCGTCAGTCTGGGGGTCAATCCTCTGCCCGTCGAAACGAAAGTCTGCAACTTCGATTGTCCCTACTGCGAATGCGGCTGGACGGTTTCCGACCGTCCGGCCGGAAACATGCCGCGCCTTGAGACGCTGGCCGCCGAACTCGAAGCCAGACTCAGGCAGTGTCAGGCGCAGGGCATCCGGCTTGACGCCATCACCTTTGCCGGCAACGGCGAACCCACGCTTCATCCACGCTTCCGGGATTTAGTGGAAGAGACCTGCCAGTTGCGTGACCGCTATGCACCGCAGGCTAAGGTCGCCGTTCTTACCAATGCCACCCGGCTGCGCCGACCGGAAGTGCGCGCTGGCTTGCAGCGGGCGGATATTCGCCAGTTCAAGCTCGATGCCGGCACGGAAGCCATGTTCCGGCGTGTGGATCGCCCCTACGGACAACTCACCCTGGCGCGCATCGTGGAAGACATCTGTGCCTTTGACGGCCCTAAGATGCTTCAGAGCATGTTCTTCCGTGGTGTCTCAGCGGGTGCGCCGATTGACAACACCACGCCGGAAGAAGTCGCCGCCTGGCTGGGTCACGTAGCGCGGATTCAGCCCACAGAAGTGCATCTCTACAGCCTTGACCGTACACCGGCTGAAGCGACGCTGGAAAAGGTCTCCCGGGCCGAACTCGAAGCCATTGCCGGGCGGGTCCGCGCGCTGGGCATCCCGGCTGAAACCTTCTGA
- a CDS encoding GAF domain-containing protein has translation MDVAYITNAERLAALQRYDILDTPPDGTFDRVARIAARIFHVPIALVSLVDQDRIWFKAREGLSGVTEIPCAPGLCASVVCQDQTYLVTDALQDPRTRENPLVVGEFGLRFYAAAPLITHDRYRLGTVCVIDREPRPALKPEELAILEDLAGIVIDQMEIRLAARQTLESLVLAEGGSDNLANPEALITICAWSKKVRIDGEWVSFEEFLERRFGMRVTHGISREAMRRALLEWKSRSASTAPQAAAAD, from the coding sequence ATGGACGTTGCCTACATCACCAATGCCGAGCGTCTGGCAGCTCTCCAGCGGTATGACATCCTTGACACGCCGCCAGACGGGACATTTGACCGCGTCGCCCGGATTGCCGCCCGTATCTTTCACGTTCCGATTGCCCTTGTCTCCCTGGTTGACCAGGACCGCATCTGGTTCAAAGCACGGGAAGGTCTCAGCGGCGTTACTGAAATTCCCTGCGCCCCCGGGTTGTGCGCCTCCGTGGTTTGCCAGGATCAGACCTACCTGGTTACAGATGCCCTGCAAGACCCCCGGACACGGGAAAATCCCCTCGTGGTGGGCGAGTTTGGGCTGCGCTTCTATGCCGCCGCGCCGCTCATTACTCACGATAGATACCGGCTGGGGACCGTCTGTGTCATTGACCGGGAGCCACGTCCGGCGCTCAAGCCGGAAGAGCTGGCCATTCTCGAAGACCTCGCTGGCATTGTGATTGACCAGATGGAAATCCGGCTGGCAGCACGGCAGACACTTGAATCTCTTGTTCTGGCCGAGGGCGGTTCAGACAATCTGGCCAACCCGGAAGCCCTCATCACGATTTGCGCCTGGTCCAAGAAGGTGCGGATTGACGGCGAGTGGGTCAGCTTCGAGGAATTCCTCGAACGGCGCTTCGGGATGCGGGTCACCCACGGCATCTCGCGCGAAGCCATGCGGCGGGCGCTGCTCGAATGGAAAAGCAGAAGTGCATCCACAGCGCCACAGGCCGCAGCCGCCGATTAA
- a CDS encoding phosphoribosylanthranilate isomerase, with protein sequence MVKTQISGIMTYQDAVLALDAGADALGFDLNPRSEYHIAPAAVREIADRLPPFVPVVGIFHNEFNFEALHSMVEAAKVSVVQLDGNESADYCRQFSAWRLVKKLRVGDDFDVMRVKTYPVSAILLEGDSPDGQGGRLFDWRFAAAAKQYVRVILSGGLTSENVATAIRTVKPYAVNVREGVESAPGRKDRIKLQTFMLEVERGRQEAARSTTGRLPRLEF encoded by the coding sequence ATGGTCAAGACGCAAATCAGTGGCATCATGACCTACCAGGATGCTGTGCTGGCACTCGATGCCGGCGCTGATGCCCTTGGTTTCGACCTCAATCCACGCAGCGAATACCACATTGCCCCGGCGGCCGTCCGCGAGATTGCCGACCGTCTGCCCCCGTTCGTGCCGGTGGTCGGCATTTTTCACAACGAGTTCAACTTCGAGGCCCTGCACTCCATGGTGGAGGCGGCCAAGGTTTCAGTCGTGCAGCTTGACGGCAACGAGAGCGCCGATTACTGCCGCCAGTTCAGCGCCTGGCGCCTCGTCAAAAAGCTGCGCGTCGGCGATGATTTCGATGTGATGCGGGTGAAAACCTATCCGGTTTCGGCGATCCTCCTGGAGGGTGACTCGCCGGATGGGCAGGGGGGACGCCTGTTCGACTGGCGCTTTGCTGCCGCCGCCAAGCAGTATGTCCGGGTGATTCTCTCCGGCGGACTGACGAGCGAAAATGTCGCCACGGCGATTCGGACCGTCAAACCCTACGCCGTCAATGTGCGCGAAGGGGTTGAATCCGCGCCGGGCCGTAAGGACCGCATCAAGCTGCAAACGTTCATGCTTGAAGTCGAACGCGGCCGGCAGGAAGCCGCCCGTTCAACCACGGGACGCCTGCCACGCCTCGAATTTTGA
- the murA gene encoding UDP-N-acetylglucosamine 1-carboxyvinyltransferase translates to MPTRYDIVGGRPLQGTLRVSGAKNAALKMIVAALIADGTTTLHNVPRITDVEITLKLCEELGARYRWRDETTVEIDARNINNAVIPLKYSGSTRTPILFVSPLLHRLGKAELTTIGGCSIGPRPINYHIAGLRQLGVQVEEASRTAYRFQADRLHGNIITLEYPSVGATENLLMAAVGARGRTVIRNAAIEPEILNLAGMLQAMGAVVYQDVNRTWIVEGTTRFRAVEYEVMDDRIEAASFAACAVATGGEVLVKGAIQRDMVTFLDWLRKVGGEFDIYPDGIRFYRQDRLRPVNLETDVHPGFMTDWQPPFVVLLTQAEGISVVHETVYESRFGYVEALVSMGAHIQLTNDCLGSRECRFTNKNYLHSALISGPTLLRGGTLHIPDLRAGFAYVMAALIASGESRIYGTEFVQRGYANLIGKLREIGADISETPVETAESP, encoded by the coding sequence ATGCCAACTCGCTACGACATCGTCGGGGGACGCCCGTTGCAGGGCACGCTACGGGTTTCAGGCGCCAAAAATGCTGCCCTGAAAATGATCGTGGCGGCGCTCATCGCCGACGGCACGACGACACTGCACAACGTGCCGCGCATTACGGATGTCGAAATCACCCTCAAACTGTGCGAAGAACTCGGCGCGCGCTACCGGTGGCGGGACGAAACGACGGTTGAGATTGACGCCCGCAACATCAACAACGCCGTCATTCCCCTCAAATACAGCGGCTCGACCCGTACGCCGATTCTGTTTGTGTCGCCGTTGCTGCACCGGCTCGGCAAAGCTGAACTGACCACCATCGGGGGCTGCTCGATTGGGCCGCGCCCGATCAACTACCACATCGCCGGCCTGCGGCAGTTGGGAGTTCAGGTTGAAGAAGCCTCCCGGACGGCCTACCGGTTTCAGGCCGACCGGCTCCACGGCAACATCATCACCCTCGAATACCCCAGCGTCGGGGCAACGGAGAACCTGCTGATGGCGGCCGTCGGCGCGCGTGGGCGGACGGTCATTCGGAACGCCGCCATCGAACCGGAAATTCTCAATCTGGCCGGGATGCTTCAGGCCATGGGCGCGGTGGTCTATCAGGATGTCAACCGGACGTGGATTGTCGAAGGCACGACCCGTTTTCGGGCCGTCGAATACGAAGTCATGGATGACCGCATCGAAGCGGCCTCCTTTGCCGCCTGCGCCGTGGCGACGGGCGGTGAAGTGCTGGTCAAAGGGGCCATCCAGCGCGACATGGTGACGTTCTTGGACTGGCTGCGCAAAGTCGGCGGCGAGTTTGACATTTACCCGGATGGCATCCGGTTTTACCGCCAGGACCGGTTGCGTCCAGTCAATCTGGAAACCGACGTGCATCCCGGCTTTATGACGGACTGGCAGCCGCCGTTCGTCGTCCTGCTGACCCAGGCGGAAGGTATTTCGGTCGTTCACGAGACGGTCTATGAAAGCCGTTTTGGCTACGTCGAGGCCCTGGTTTCGATGGGCGCGCACATCCAACTGACGAACGACTGTCTGGGCAGCCGGGAATGCCGCTTCACCAACAAGAACTACCTGCACAGTGCGCTGATTTCGGGGCCGACGCTACTGCGAGGCGGGACACTGCACATCCCGGACCTGCGGGCGGGCTTTGCCTACGTCATGGCGGCGCTCATTGCCAGCGGAGAGAGCCGGATTTATGGAACCGAGTTCGTGCAGCGGGGTTATGCCAACCTGATCGGCAAACTCCGCGAGATTGGAGCCGACATCAGCGAAACACCGGTGGAAACGGCTGAATCACCGTGA
- a CDS encoding DUF5615 family PIN-like protein, whose product MKFLADESVDRPIVERLRQEGHQVLYIAELKPGIPDDAVLNLANQETALLLTTDKDFGELVFRQRLHMHGVILIRLAGVTPVRKAELVALAVREHLSELPRSFAVIMPGIFRVRRVSE is encoded by the coding sequence ATGAAGTTTTTGGCTGACGAAAGTGTTGACCGCCCCATTGTGGAACGTCTGCGCCAGGAGGGGCATCAGGTTTTATACATTGCTGAATTGAAGCCAGGGATACCTGATGATGCTGTCTTGAACCTGGCGAATCAGGAGACGGCATTGTTGCTGACTACAGACAAGGATTTCGGCGAGCTGGTATTTCGTCAGCGCCTCCACATGCATGGAGTGATACTGATTCGTCTGGCAGGCGTGACACCCGTTCGCAAAGCGGAGTTGGTGGCTTTGGCTGTCAGGGAGCACCTGAGTGAACTTCCACGTTCCTTTGCGGTCATCATGCCAGGGATATTTCGTGTTCGCCGTGTCAGCGAGTAG
- a CDS encoding DUF433 domain-containing protein, with translation MQKQWIVSNPKVMMGKPVIAGTRITVELILEKLAAGETIEQVLEAHPHLTREAILSALAFARDALRADVVYPLA, from the coding sequence ATGCAAAAGCAGTGGATCGTATCAAACCCAAAGGTGATGATGGGGAAACCTGTCATTGCTGGGACACGCATTACCGTTGAACTCATCCTGGAGAAACTCGCAGCGGGCGAAACAATAGAGCAGGTTCTTGAGGCACATCCCCACCTGACCCGCGAAGCCATCCTGTCCGCATTGGCATTTGCCAGAGACGCCCTGCGTGCCGATGTTGTTTACCCCCTGGCTTGA
- a CDS encoding sigma-70 family RNA polymerase sigma factor encodes MTGEDDATLVSRAQQELPYRTGAFETLMRRHGPNIQALCRRFTRQTEEAEDLTQEVMLKVFFELPRFRGEAAFQTWLWRVTANHCLDYQRRQKTHRLETLESEETAHLPDDKQRQLQQTEARLDAERLLACLTPEDRLIVLLRLSVGLEFSEIAASLDLGLSAAKMRYTRALDKLRAIAQPGTQPSRPD; translated from the coding sequence ATGACCGGTGAGGATGATGCCACCCTCGTTTCCCGCGCACAGCAGGAACTACCCTATCGCACCGGTGCCTTCGAGACACTGATGCGCCGGCACGGACCCAATATCCAGGCCCTGTGCCGGCGCTTCACCCGCCAGACCGAAGAAGCTGAAGACCTCACCCAGGAAGTCATGCTCAAGGTGTTTTTTGAACTGCCACGCTTTCGTGGCGAAGCGGCTTTCCAGACCTGGCTGTGGCGCGTCACGGCCAACCATTGCCTGGATTATCAGCGCCGCCAGAAAACCCACCGGCTGGAAACCCTGGAGAGTGAAGAAACCGCCCACCTGCCCGATGACAAACAACGCCAGCTCCAGCAGACCGAAGCCCGCCTTGACGCCGAACGCCTGCTGGCCTGCCTCACGCCAGAAGACCGGCTCATCGTCCTGCTGCGCCTGAGCGTGGGGCTGGAGTTTTCCGAAATTGCCGCGAGCCTTGACTTGGGACTGTCCGCAGCCAAAATGCGCTACACCCGGGCGCTGGACAAACTGCGCGCCATCGCCCAGCCTGGCACCCAGCCCAGTCGCCCGGATTGA
- a CDS encoding mechanosensitive ion channel family protein, whose translation METLNQTLAWMSAPLIALYQRFASLIPNILGALLLLAFGYLFGKVAGSVARRLLERLGVDRLSEKSGLTSFAQQWGMTRPLSSVLGTFVFAFVMLAFTISAADALGLTAAGVAITSVMLFLPKFLAAVIVLVVGLMVAGWLAELVRRVADGAGIEYAQTLSRITMGVLTALVVLLSVEQLDIRTVLLQEVIGIALIAIGAALALSLGLGTRTLAGEIVSGVYMRDLLQEGDRIEWQGIKATVHEVGTIKTSVKLDDGRLLTVANSRLIADEVAIARR comes from the coding sequence ATGGAAACCCTGAACCAAACCCTGGCCTGGATGAGCGCCCCGCTCATTGCCCTCTACCAACGCTTTGCCAGCCTCATTCCCAATATCCTTGGTGCCCTGCTTCTGCTGGCCTTCGGCTACCTGTTCGGCAAGGTGGCCGGCTCCGTGGCCCGGCGGCTGCTCGAACGCCTCGGCGTGGATCGCCTGTCCGAAAAATCCGGCCTGACGTCCTTTGCCCAGCAGTGGGGCATGACCCGCCCGCTTTCCTCCGTCCTGGGCACCTTTGTCTTTGCCTTTGTGATGCTGGCCTTCACCATCTCGGCTGCCGATGCCCTGGGCCTGACCGCTGCCGGGGTCGCGATTACTTCCGTCATGCTGTTTCTGCCCAAGTTTCTGGCGGCCGTGATCGTACTCGTCGTGGGGCTGATGGTGGCCGGCTGGCTGGCTGAACTCGTCCGCCGGGTGGCTGACGGTGCTGGCATCGAGTACGCCCAAACCCTGTCCCGCATCACCATGGGCGTCCTGACGGCGCTGGTGGTGCTGCTCTCTGTCGAGCAGCTCGACATCCGTACGGTGCTGCTCCAGGAAGTCATCGGCATTGCCCTCATTGCCATCGGCGCGGCGCTGGCGCTGTCCCTTGGGCTGGGCACGCGCACTCTGGCCGGTGAAATTGTGTCCGGTGTGTATATGCGCGACCTTCTGCAGGAAGGCGACCGCATCGAGTGGCAGGGCATCAAGGCGACCGTTCACGAAGTCGGCACCATCAAGACCAGCGTCAAGCTCGACGACGGACGGCTGTTGACCGTCGCCAACTCCCGCCTGATAGCCGATGAAGTCGCTATCGCCCGGCGTTGA
- a CDS encoding restriction endonuclease, whose protein sequence is MPIPDYQTLMLPLLRCFADGKEHSVQDVVNTLAREFSLTEEELRELLPSGKQPVFYSRAGWAKTYLVKARLIDKVRRSHYVITRRGREVLNENPSEIKNEFLAQFPEFTEFRRCEVQKETQSKKGICKEEKTPEEVLEEAYAELRDSLAQELLDIVKQSTPAFFERLVVELLVRMGYGGSRREAARAVGQVGDEGIDGIIDQDRLGLDTIYIQAKKWDQCVGRPEIQRFVGALAGKRAKKGVFITTSSFSQEAVRYVSTIEARIVLIDGKRLAELMIDYDVGVTPVTTYQLKRVDSDYFNNG, encoded by the coding sequence ATGCCTATACCTGACTACCAGACGTTAATGCTGCCGCTTCTGCGGTGCTTCGCTGATGGAAAAGAACATTCGGTTCAGGATGTGGTGAACACTTTGGCCAGAGAATTTTCCCTGACCGAAGAGGAGCTAAGAGAGCTTCTGCCAAGTGGCAAGCAGCCTGTCTTTTATTCCCGTGCAGGATGGGCAAAGACCTACCTGGTAAAGGCAAGGCTCATTGATAAAGTACGCCGCTCACATTATGTGATTACCAGAAGGGGAAGAGAAGTTTTGAATGAAAATCCTTCGGAAATCAAAAACGAATTTCTCGCCCAATTCCCTGAGTTCACTGAGTTCAGAAGATGCGAAGTACAAAAAGAGACGCAAAGTAAAAAGGGAATCTGCAAGGAGGAAAAAACTCCAGAGGAGGTACTGGAAGAAGCTTACGCAGAGCTGAGGGACAGTCTGGCGCAGGAGTTGCTCGACATTGTCAAGCAAAGCACCCCCGCCTTTTTTGAAAGACTGGTTGTTGAGCTTTTGGTCAGAATGGGATATGGAGGATCGCGCCGCGAGGCGGCGAGGGCGGTCGGCCAGGTCGGGGATGAAGGGATAGATGGCATTATTGATCAGGACAGATTGGGACTCGACACCATTTATATCCAGGCAAAGAAGTGGGATCAGTGTGTAGGAAGGCCGGAGATACAGAGATTTGTTGGCGCACTTGCCGGAAAACGGGCCAAAAAAGGTGTTTTTATCACGACTTCTTCGTTCTCCCAGGAAGCTGTAAGATACGTATCAACCATTGAAGCCAGGATTGTGCTTATTGACGGGAAACGCCTGGCAGAACTCATGATTGACTACGATGTAGGCGTTACTCCTGTGACAACCTACCAGCTCAAGCGGGTTGATTCCGACTATTTCAACAACGGATAA